Within Lactobacillus sp. CBA3605, the genomic segment AAAAAGACGCCGGTATCAAAGACACCAGCGCCAATGTAAACTCGGATATTATGAAAGCCTTGTTGACAATGAGCGCGTTTGTTTTAGTTCCTGGTGGGGACGCTAAAATCCGTTCAATGCAACAACAGCTTAATCATGATTATCAAGCTTACACTGGTATTTTACCATGTGATGGAATTTATCAAAGGGATACGAACACTGCTTTGATTTATGCTTTGCAGTCAGTGGAAGGTATGGATACTGGAACTGCTAATGGTTATTATGGTCCTGGTACGATCAATAAAACACCAACTGTTAATTCTGGCGCAACTGGGGCAATCGTTAAAATTATTCAATATGGTCTTTACGTTAATGGTTTCTATTCAGGCGCCTTCAATGGCCAATTTACACAAAATGTTGCCGACGGTATAGTTTCCTTTAGAAAATTCATGAAGTTGCCTCCTTATACTTCAACTGCTGACCTAACTGTGATCAAAGGCTTATTAACTAGTAATGGTAACACTAACCGATCTTCAGATGGTGTCGACATGGCTACTCAAATCACATCAGCTGCTACGGCTAAATCACTGAAAGCAGCTGGCTATAACATTATCGGCCGTTATTTGACAGGAAGCGTCGGGACTGGTGCTGATAAACGAGATAAAAATTTGACTAACACTGAAGTTAAACTGCTATTAGATGCTAACCTTAAGATTTTTCCGATTTACGAAGATGGAGGTTATGAAGAAAGTTATTTTAATAGCAAGCAAGGTTTCGCAGACGCTTCTATTGCCGTTAATACTGCACGTCAGCTTGGCCTACCAAGTGGGACAGTTATCTATTTTGCCGTTGATGTTGATATTCAAGATGGAAACATGAGTAGTACGGTTGTCCCCTATTTCGAGGGTATTACTGGTATTATAGGATCAACTGAATATAAAGCAGGTATTTATGGAACACGCAATGCGTGCTTGCATGTAAACCACTTAGTTAAGTATAGTTTTGTTGCTGATATGTCTTCTGGATGGAGCGGAAATTTAGGGTTCAAAATGCCTGAAAATTGGAGCTTTGATCAATTCAATGAATTTACTGGAGCTTCAACAGGGATTGATATGGATCAAGTTGCTGTCTCTGGTAAAGATAACGGAGTTTCTAAAGTTACCAAAGTTAATATAAATCCTAACGCTGCTTTCTTTACCCAACTGCAACAAGTAGAAGACCAGGCATATAGTTATATCAGCGGTGAAAGCTCTTCAACACCTGCTGAACAACTTGTTACCCAATTTTATAGACAATTTTCCTATTCTTCACCAAGTTGGGCACCCTTGGCCGGTGGATTAAATACTAGCTGGTTAGCATTCGCAAACTCAGCATTACATGTTTCAAAAGAAAGTGACTTCGAAACTCTTTATGATAGTACTACTGGCATAAAAATTGGCTTACCACACATGATGGCTTCTTTAAACGCACTTTTATTTTGGGGAGAACCACAGTCAGCCTCAGGAATTCAGGACCTTGGGGGCTGGTGTGGAGATCTTTTAACAAGTATAGAAGATGCTCATCTTAACCAGAAAAAATACGGCTCTTTTTATGAATCAATTACTGCATATGTAGGTAATAAAGGGCAATTTGGAAGGGAAGATTTGGTTGACGATTTGGATGCACTTAACGTTTACAGTACAATCCATTCGCAAAACAACCAAACTATATCCAAAATTATTAAAACTTATTACACCGGTAATGAAAGCTCCGTTCGCTTTAATTCTTACCTAAGTAATCGTTTTGATGATGACCTTGATTCACTACAGAACGACACATATACTCTTTTAAAAGGTGGTACAGGTTCATGGGGTGCAGCTTATAAAACCGCTTTATTGGCTTTTAAAAAGTTTAAATTACAAAAATATCCTTCTTATACTGACAGTGAAGCAAAAGACGCCGCTAAAGCTTTTCGCAAGTTAATTGAACAAAACGCATAGAAAGTAATAAGCAAAATGATAAACTATATATATTAGTTTATCATTTTACTTATTTTAGTTTTTTACTTTTATCTAAAAAATAGAAAGAGGTGCTAAATCAGCCTTGTACTCATGGTTAATCGTAATATTAGTTGTTTTTTTTCTCATAACAATTGATTTTTTATATTTATGTGACCATATAAATGATACTATCATTGAAAATGGCTATTTTAAAAACATTCTTACAATTATTATTTCAATTTTATCTAGTTGGTTCATCTCCAAATATTTGGGCCCTTTTTTTCTAAATTTCACTTCAGAAGTTGGAGTTACCAATTCATTCGGCTTTATATTAATAATTGTTGCATTAATAGGCTTTTCACTCCTATTCAACGCTGCAAGGCATGACATTGTAACTAGGAAAAAAACTGTACAGCAGGCTCAAAAAAAATACTTCAGACACAATCAAGTCCTAACTTTTTCTATGGTTCATTACGTAATCGGAATAAGTAGTGTTGTAATAGTTAATAGCATTGTATATTTACCAATCTTCCTCGACTTTTTAATTCCGATTCCCAAAAGTTACCCTGGTAACGTTGAAAAAATTGAACTCCAAGAATTCATTACTTTTATTATTACTCTTGTAATGCCTTTTTTAATCATAGTTTTTACCCCCTTTTCTTTGAAAAAATTACTCTCCCATTTCAATAAATAGGGTCCATTATCTAGTATAGACCCTATATATTCATAGCCCCTTTCTGTTTGGTGTTAAAGTATTAGTCATCGATGTCATGCACTATCTTGTTTAGCTCCGTTTTGATGGAACTGGAAATATTTTCTAAATTGAAATGATTATATATTTCTTTATCCTTAAGCATCCTTTTTTGTGCCTTATTTAA encodes:
- a CDS encoding glycoside hydrolase domain-containing protein — its product is MDEMVKETQVWLNKTYGKVSGFGKVPEDGNTGWNTVYGLTRALQHELGITDLVDNFGPSTAAKWDTQFANKVKTGFKHNVVKIIQGGFWCKGINPEDFTGEFTTNTAAAVVELKKDAGIKDTSANVNSDIMKALLTMSAFVLVPGGDAKIRSMQQQLNHDYQAYTGILPCDGIYQRDTNTALIYALQSVEGMDTGTANGYYGPGTINKTPTVNSGATGAIVKIIQYGLYVNGFYSGAFNGQFTQNVADGIVSFRKFMKLPPYTSTADLTVIKGLLTSNGNTNRSSDGVDMATQITSAATAKSLKAAGYNIIGRYLTGSVGTGADKRDKNLTNTEVKLLLDANLKIFPIYEDGGYEESYFNSKQGFADASIAVNTARQLGLPSGTVIYFAVDVDIQDGNMSSTVVPYFEGITGIIGSTEYKAGIYGTRNACLHVNHLVKYSFVADMSSGWSGNLGFKMPENWSFDQFNEFTGASTGIDMDQVAVSGKDNGVSKVTKVNINPNAAFFTQLQQVEDQAYSYISGESSSTPAEQLVTQFYRQFSYSSPSWAPLAGGLNTSWLAFANSALHVSKESDFETLYDSTTGIKIGLPHMMASLNALLFWGEPQSASGIQDLGGWCGDLLTSIEDAHLNQKKYGSFYESITAYVGNKGQFGREDLVDDLDALNVYSTIHSQNNQTISKIIKTYYTGNESSVRFNSYLSNRFDDDLDSLQNDTYTLLKGGTGSWGAAYKTALLAFKKFKLQKYPSYTDSEAKDAAKAFRKLIEQNA